A single Larimichthys crocea isolate SSNF chromosome VIII, L_crocea_2.0, whole genome shotgun sequence DNA region contains:
- the tp53bp1 gene encoding TP53-binding protein 1 isoform X3 produces the protein MDPGGSELDSSLPQPDNPCLIVEDSQPDSVALEDDPESSYRALLARRLSSLQPTARSPVLELISSPLGSRCSQTDSQSESSQINNQAEPGILAAADPSSEFQEESQVLNVCPPANKKKCVPEDADMESGADSTTHCIQSEEGASQFGLFELSQSQDLCGEAQNSREEEDTVPQPDSERRSKSEQSTGPRTSQSPDNKAVRSEVSSSSSSESPGQSVSRQLSVQALLHSQGPQASAEQDQQDCEILSSQQDMFDADKTGAAVDSTVSEPEQQGHLTPSPAHTLRLLHLSGQGTLVQQSLSQSSVDFVAPTPDNFSHTPLIIPSSPTEAESEHAADEPMDTSLPPEDRAGEKEEPMDTEAAASKPHPSASTPVSQNSPGFVLERTLSFPSQPEFSHDVFVPTQSQESPQQSAEKTAESQSQRPDSAPLTLPLQLSENTESRSPEARHASQHPEDDSQATQIEDLEEPPGVDTSDSATISRCDQTGERNGVPAESQTATSSKSSASAQSQKHRSECAKDESQAAHKKTSLNVQNVNVKSDSKEASPADVVSCSQPKFDSSDLTVNSCVQETPADTTPGSLPSQSMICQTSVVDVVKSSDLREGDTAKSQSVESSSQKCGSVSNSQTGKDTTDEREQVEAEEEEEVMEEESTAGGGASGMALVLSQSQLLSPEPMEEEEEEDQDEDSVIVVTDSERDSQILHKDVTPQAKTNSSQPIRGSKVSISTNGHESQAQAKKVHAASPHDRLSQTERAAAEPEGLKDKSLSDSSGEISFHFTLPKEGELIGPAVGATPPLINQLKQTLRHSTPIEITSFSEKSGAVGDVSADVAMAASDIALGDSSGDDTAEKGDGKLSLRMKLVTPVEEGSSERFSLQKPTLSEEDGSGVKASTVAKTVTSSPSVFSRVRQVHRQQDAEEDTAPVRGELFASPQRSSQASSLGCNSLPSSQSEPSAAPQDAPKDATGPTELSEDRRGPPGAPELPTPIRTTDGRQRASQQTFDNSITSSPSNKGERDSPSFRRNAGPSHRRHVRTIQEVRTTITRIITDVYYEDGKEVERKVSEESEEPVVDCQVLDSDISPCRTGSSSVTSGDLADISSLSSKASSLQHSSGGTTSSSVGLIRPDFIMPHSRGAKSISPRRGGGHPQRGHRGHRAGSVVTMGRGHGTLGSRAFAPLNPRGRARRGRPPSRSSLSRGGGLGSLHRLSAPGQPQSSSEDEPYTRMLPPRLPISPTDAEPPSHSDSLRSSPEEASSAGSSFVGLRVVAKWSSNGYFYSGRIIKDAGEGRFRLRFDDGYECEVAGKDILLCDPIPLETEVTALLEDEYFSIGVVRGHKTEGQELFYSVEKDGQRQWYNRTAVILSLEQGNKLREQHSLGPYEPSTPLAKASDISLDNLVEGKRRRRGGPGGEKTPNRGSSSSNSPRTPGPSGKRKLMTSEDDRTPAKRGRRGPGARAGQRVGVCNTSGSGTDLPGRSCDVAETHGPLPQNASLFMGFAFMLTASSESDRLTNKITSDEEEDYVQTGPYNKEYTESQLQAGGGFILPDFNEEQCKAAYQSLLIADQHCRTRKYLLCLASGVPCVSHIWVRDCCKDNKLLNYRNYLLPAGIGPDDSIVEWHPRCSPFKALRVLLVFEKPVELWAQLITMGGGSSVRHFQADKDSSDIPAGKYDVVVTDLACPPLVEKNATSQEVPLVSPEWLMQSVIRGERLAFHSKPQYRHDYSSS, from the exons ATGGATCCCGGAGGAAGCGAACTGGACTCCAGCCTGCCGCAGCCCGACAACCCGTGCCTGATCGTGGAGGACTCCCAGCCGGACAGCGTCGCCCTGGAGGACGATCCCGAGAGCAGCTACCGAGCCCTGCTGGCCCGCAGACTGTCCAGCCTGCAGCCCACGGCCCGCAGCCCGGTTCTG GAGCTGATATCCTCCCCACTTGGAAGCAGATGCTCACAGactgacagccaatcagagagctccCAGATCAACAACCAGGCTGAACCCG GGATTCTCGCGGCGGCCGACCCCAGCTCCGAATTCCAGGAGGAGAGTCAAGTTTTAAACGTCTGCCCTCCTGCGAACAAGAAGAA GTGTGTGCCAGAGGACGCCGACATGGAGTCTGGAGCCGATTCTACGACACACTGCATTCAGTCTGAAG AGGGAGCCTCTCAGTTCGGTTTGTTCGAGCTCTCTCAGAGTCAGGATCTGTGCGGCGAGGCGCAAAACAGTCGGGAGGAAGAAGACACCGTGCCTCAGCCGGACAGCGAGAGACGCAGCAAGTCAG AGCAGAGCACCGGCCCCAGGACTTCACAGAGTCCGGACAACAAAGCAGTGAG gtCGGAGGTGAGCTCCAGCAGCTCGTCGGAGTCTCCGGGTCAGTCGGTCAGTCGGCAGCTGAGCGTCCAGGCTCTGCTGCACTCGCAGGGCCCCCAGGCCTCTGCTGAGCAGGACCAGCAGGATTGTGAGATCCTGTCCTCGCAGCAGGACATGTTCGATGCTGACAAGACAG GTGCTGCGGTAGACAGCACCGTGTCCGAGCCGGAGCAGCAGGGTCACCTCACCCCGTCACCGGCCCACACCCTGCGACTGCTGCACCTGTCTGGACAGGGCACACTGGTGCAGCAGAGTCTGTCCCA gagCTCTGTTGACTTTGTCGCCCCCACCCCTGACAACTTCTCCCACACCCCTTTAATCATCCCCAGCTCGCCCACTGAAGCAGAGAGCGAGCACG CTGCTGATGAACCGATGGACACTTCACTGCCCCCAGAGGACCGAGCGGGCGAAAAGGAAGAGCCGATGGACACGGAGGCCGCCGCCTCTAAGCCACACCCATCAGCTTCTACGCCAGTATCCCAGAATTCCCCTGGTTTTGTGTTGGAGCGAACGCTCTCTTTCCCCTCACAGCCAGAGTTCTCTCAC GACGTGTTCGTCCCAACGCAGAGCCAGGAGTCACCACAGCAGTCTGCTGAGAAGACGGCAGAGTCGCAGTCTCAGCGTCCGGACTCGGCTCCTCTCACTTTGCCTTTGCAGCTCTCCGAGAACACGGAGAGCAGAAGTCCAGAAGCTCGGCACGCCTCGCAGCATCCTGAGGACGACAGCCAGGCCACGCAGATAGAAGACCTGGAAGAGCCGCCCGGCGTCGACACCAGCGACTCGGCCACGATCTCACGCTGCGATCAGACCGGCGAGAGGAACGGTGTCCCCGCAGAGTCACAGACTGCCACCAGCTCCAAGTCCTCCGCCTCCGCCCAATCACAGAAGCATCGCAGTGAATGTGCCAAGGACGAGTCACAAGCGGCGCACAAAAAGACGAGTCTGAATGTACAAAACGTGAATGTAAAGAGCGACAGCAAAGAGGCCAGCCCTGCTGACGTGGTTTCCTGCTCTCAACCGAAGTTTGATTCATCTGATCTGACTGTGAACAGCTGCGTGCAGGAGACTCCTGCAGACACTACACCCGGCAGTTTGCCCTCTCAGTCTATGATCTGTCAGACATCTGTCGTAGATGTTGTGAAGAGTTCTGATCTAAGAGAAGGAGACACTGCAAAGAGTCAGAGCGTGGAGTCGTCGTCGCAGAAATGTGGATCTGTGAGTAACAGTCAAACAGGCAAAGACACGACGGATGAGCGTGAGCAGgttgaagcagaagaagaagaggaggtgatggaggaggagagcacaGCGGGAGGTGGGGCGTCAGGAATGGCTCTAGTGCTCTCCCAGAGCCAGCTGTTGTCTCCTGAGccgatggaggaggaggaggaggaagaccaAGACGAGGACAGCGTCATCGTCGTcacagacagcgagagagacTCTCAGATACTTCACAAAGACGTGACGCCGCAGGCAAAGACCAACagctctcagccaatcagaggcagcaAAGTGTCCATCTCCACTAACGGACACGAGAGCCAGGCTCAGGCCAAGAAGGTGCACGCCGCCTCGCCTCACGATCGACTCTCCCAGACCGAGAGGGCAGCGGCTGAACCAGAGGGGCTGAAAGACAAGAGCCTGAGCGACAGCTCGGGAG AGATCTCCTTCCACTTCACTCTCCCTAAAGAAGGCGAGCTGATCGGTCCTGCTGTCGGTGCCACGCCGCCTCTGATCAACCAGCTGAAGCAGACGCTGAGACACAGCACTCCCATCG aGATCACTTCCTTCTCTGAAAAGTCCGGCGCGGTGGGCGACGTCAGCGCCGACGTGGCGATGGCAGCCAGCGACATCGCGCTGGGCGACAGCAGCGGCGACGACACGGCGGAAAAGGGCGACGGGAAGCTGAGTCTGAGGATGAAGCTGGTGACGCCTGTGGAGGAGGGCAGCTCGGAGCGCTTCAGCCTGCAGA AGCCAACTCTGTCAGAAGAAGACGGGTCTGGGGTCAAGGCGAGCACTGTTGCCAAGACTGTTACCAG CAGCCCGTCGGTGTTCAGCCGCGTCCGGCAGGTGCACAGGCAgcaggatgcagaggaggacaCCGCCCCTGTCAG AGGCGAGCTGTTCGCCTCCCCGCAGAGGAGCTCCCAGGCGTCCTCGCTCGGATGCAACAGCctccccagcagccaatcagaacccTCTGCAGCACCGCAGGACGCCCCGAAGGACGCCACCGGCCCCACCGAGCTGTCCGAGGACAGGCGAGGACCGCCCGGAGCTCCGGAGCTGCCCACCCCAATCAGGACGACGGACGGCAGACAGAGAGCTTCCCAGCAGACCTTCGACAACAGCATCACCTCCAGTCCGTCCAACAAG ggtgaACGAGATTCTCCGTCCTTTAGAAGAAACGCCGGCCCCTCCCACCGCAGACACGTGCGCACCATCCAGGAGGTGCGGACCACCATCACACGGATCATCACAGACGTGTATTATGAGGAcggcaaagaggtggagcgcAAAGTTTCCGAG GAGAGCGAGGAGCCGGTGGTGGACTGCCAGGTGCTGGACAGCGACATCTCCCCGTGCCGCACAGGCAGCAGCTCCGTGACCTCCGGCGACCTGGCCGACATCAGCTCTCTGTCGTCCAAGGCTTCCAGCCTGCAGCACAGCTCCGGAGGAACCACCAGCAGCAGCGTCGGCCTCATAAGGCCGGACTTCATCATGCCACACAGCCGAGGGGCCAAATCCATCAG tccCAGGAGGGGAGGCGGGCATCCACAGAGGGGTCACAGGGGTCACAGGGCAGGGTCAGTTGTCACAATGGGCAGAGGCCACGGCACCCTGGGGTCCCGGGCCTTCGCCCCGCTGAACCCCAGAGGAAGGGCGAGAAGGGGCCGACCCCCGTCCCGCTCCTCACTGTCCAG GGGAGGCGGTCTCGGCTCACTGCACCGGCTCAGTGCTCCCGGCCAGCCACAGTCCTCCTCAGAGGACGAGCCCTACACCCGCATGCTCCCCCCACGCCTCCCCATCAGCCCCACAGACGCCGAGCCCCCCAGCCACTCCGACTCCCTCAGGTCGTCGCCGGAGGAGGCGAGCTCAGCCGGGAGCAGCTTCGTCGGCCTGCGCGTGGTGGCCAAGTGGTCGTCCAACGGCTACTTCTACTCGGGCCGCATCATCAAAGACGCCGGCGAGGGGAGGTTTCGCCTGCGCTTCGACGACGGCTACGAGTGCGAGGTGGCGGGGAAAGATATCCTGCTGTGCGACCCCATACCGCTGGAGACGGAGGTCACCGCCCTGCTGGAGGACGAGTACTTCAGCATAG GTGTTGTGCGGGGTCATAAAACGGAGGGACAGGAGCTCTTCTACAGCGTGGAGAAGGACGGCCAGCGGCAGTGGTACAACAGGACGGCGGTCATCCTGTCTCTGGAGCAGGGAAACAAGCTGAGGGAGCAGCACAGCCTCGGACCCTACGAGCCCTCCACTCCCCTGGCCAAAGCCTCCGACATCAGCCTGG ATAACCTGgtggaggggaagaggaggcgTCGAGGAGGCCCTGGAGGTGAGAAGACTCCCAACCGTGGCTCCTCCTCCAGCAACAGCCCCCGAACACCCGGCCCCTCCGGCAAGAGGAAGCTGATGACCTCTGAGGACGATCGCACGCCGGCAAAGAGAGGTCGCAGGGGTCCGGGCGCCAGAGCCG GTCAGCGGGTCGGTGTGTGCAACACCTCTGGCAGCGGCACGGATCTCCCCGGTCGGTCTTGCGACGTGGCAGAGACTCATGGCCCGCTGCCCCAGAACGCGTCTCTCTTCATGGGCTTCGCCTTCATGCTGACCGCCTCGTCCGAGAGCGACCGGCTCACCAACAAGATCACCAGCGAcgaagaggagg ATTATGTGCAGACCGGTCCATATAACAAAGAGTACACAGAGTCCCAGCTGCAGGCAGGTGGAGGCTTCATCCTGCCCGACTTCAATGAAGAACAG TGTAAGGCAGCGTACCAGAGCCTGCTCATCGCAGACCAGCACTGTCGCACGAGAAAGTACCTGCTGTGTTTGGCGAGCGGCGTGCCGTGCGTGTCGCACATCTGGGTGAGAGACTGCTGCAAAGACAACAAGCTGCTCAACTACAGGAACTACCTGCTGCCCGCCGGCATCGGCCCGGATGACTCCATAGTAGAATG
- the tp53bp1 gene encoding TP53-binding protein 1 isoform X6: MDPGGSELDSSLPQPDNPCLIVEDSQPDSVALEDDPESSYRALLARRLSSLQPTARSPVLELISSPLGSRCSQTDSQSESSQINNQAEPGILAAADPSSEFQEESQVLNVCPPANKKKCVPEDADMESGADSTTHCIQSEEGASQFGLFELSQSQDLCGEAQNSREEEDTVPQPDSERRSKSEQSTGPRTSQSPDNKAVRSEVSSSSSSESPGQSVSRQLSVQALLHSQGPQASAEQDQQDCEILSSQQDMFDADKTGAAVDSTVSEPEQQGHLTPSPAHTLRLLHLSGQGTLVQQSLSQSSVDFVAPTPDNFSHTPLIIPSSPTEAESEHAADEPMDTSLPPEDRAGEKEEPMDTEAAASKPHPSASTPVSQNSPGFVLERTLSFPSQPEFSHDVFVPTQSQESPQQSAEKTAESQSQRPDSAPLTLPLQLSENTESRSPEARHASQHPEDDSQATQIEDLEEPPGVDTSDSATISRCDQTGERNGVPAESQTATSSKSSASAQSQKHRSECAKDESQAAHKKTSLNVQNVNVKSDSKEASPADVVSCSQPKFDSSDLTVNSCVQETPADTTPGSLPSQSMICQTSVVDVVKSSDLREGDTAKSQSVESSSQKCGSVSNSQTGKDTTDEREQVEAEEEEEVMEEESTAGGGASGMALVLSQSQLLSPEPMEEEEEEDQDEDSVIVVTDSERDSQILHKDVTPQAKTNSSQPIRGSKVSISTNGHESQAQAKKVHAASPHDRLSQTERAAAEPEGLKDKSLSDSSGEISFHFTLPKEGELIGPAVGATPPLINQLKQTLRHSTPIEITSFSEKSGAVGDVSADVAMAASDIALGDSSGDDTAEKGDGKLSLRMKLVTPVEEGSSERFSLQKPTLSEEDGSGVKASTVAKTVTSSPSVFSRVRQVHRQQDAEEDTAPVRGELFASPQRSSQASSLGCNSLPSSQSEPSAAPQDAPKDATGPTELSEDRRGPPGAPELPTPIRTTDGRQRASQQTFDNSITSSPSNKLHQRTVSQQTSFDAPGLRSPAGRGERDSPSFRRNAGPSHRRHVRTIQEVRTTITRIITDVYYEDGKEVERKVSEESEEPVVDCQVLDSDISPCRTGSSSVTSGDLADISSLSSKASSLQHSSGGTTSSSVGLIRPDFIMPHSRGAKSISPRRGGGHPQRGHRGHRAGSVVTMGRGHGTLGSRAFAPLNPRGRARRGRPPSRSSLSRGGGLGSLHRLSAPGQPQSSSEDEPYTRMLPPRLPISPTDAEPPSHSDSLRSSPEEASSAGSSFVGLRVVAKWSSNGYFYSGRIIKDAGEGRFRLRFDDGYECEVAGKDILLCDPIPLETEVTALLEDEYFSIGVVRGHKTEGQELFYSVEKDGQRQWYNRTAVILSLEQGNKLREQHSLGPYEPSTPLAKASDISLDNLVEGKRRRRGGPGGEKTPNRGSSSSNSPRTPGPSGKRKLMTSEDDRTPAKRGRRGPGARAG; encoded by the exons ATGGATCCCGGAGGAAGCGAACTGGACTCCAGCCTGCCGCAGCCCGACAACCCGTGCCTGATCGTGGAGGACTCCCAGCCGGACAGCGTCGCCCTGGAGGACGATCCCGAGAGCAGCTACCGAGCCCTGCTGGCCCGCAGACTGTCCAGCCTGCAGCCCACGGCCCGCAGCCCGGTTCTG GAGCTGATATCCTCCCCACTTGGAAGCAGATGCTCACAGactgacagccaatcagagagctccCAGATCAACAACCAGGCTGAACCCG GGATTCTCGCGGCGGCCGACCCCAGCTCCGAATTCCAGGAGGAGAGTCAAGTTTTAAACGTCTGCCCTCCTGCGAACAAGAAGAA GTGTGTGCCAGAGGACGCCGACATGGAGTCTGGAGCCGATTCTACGACACACTGCATTCAGTCTGAAG AGGGAGCCTCTCAGTTCGGTTTGTTCGAGCTCTCTCAGAGTCAGGATCTGTGCGGCGAGGCGCAAAACAGTCGGGAGGAAGAAGACACCGTGCCTCAGCCGGACAGCGAGAGACGCAGCAAGTCAG AGCAGAGCACCGGCCCCAGGACTTCACAGAGTCCGGACAACAAAGCAGTGAG gtCGGAGGTGAGCTCCAGCAGCTCGTCGGAGTCTCCGGGTCAGTCGGTCAGTCGGCAGCTGAGCGTCCAGGCTCTGCTGCACTCGCAGGGCCCCCAGGCCTCTGCTGAGCAGGACCAGCAGGATTGTGAGATCCTGTCCTCGCAGCAGGACATGTTCGATGCTGACAAGACAG GTGCTGCGGTAGACAGCACCGTGTCCGAGCCGGAGCAGCAGGGTCACCTCACCCCGTCACCGGCCCACACCCTGCGACTGCTGCACCTGTCTGGACAGGGCACACTGGTGCAGCAGAGTCTGTCCCA gagCTCTGTTGACTTTGTCGCCCCCACCCCTGACAACTTCTCCCACACCCCTTTAATCATCCCCAGCTCGCCCACTGAAGCAGAGAGCGAGCACG CTGCTGATGAACCGATGGACACTTCACTGCCCCCAGAGGACCGAGCGGGCGAAAAGGAAGAGCCGATGGACACGGAGGCCGCCGCCTCTAAGCCACACCCATCAGCTTCTACGCCAGTATCCCAGAATTCCCCTGGTTTTGTGTTGGAGCGAACGCTCTCTTTCCCCTCACAGCCAGAGTTCTCTCAC GACGTGTTCGTCCCAACGCAGAGCCAGGAGTCACCACAGCAGTCTGCTGAGAAGACGGCAGAGTCGCAGTCTCAGCGTCCGGACTCGGCTCCTCTCACTTTGCCTTTGCAGCTCTCCGAGAACACGGAGAGCAGAAGTCCAGAAGCTCGGCACGCCTCGCAGCATCCTGAGGACGACAGCCAGGCCACGCAGATAGAAGACCTGGAAGAGCCGCCCGGCGTCGACACCAGCGACTCGGCCACGATCTCACGCTGCGATCAGACCGGCGAGAGGAACGGTGTCCCCGCAGAGTCACAGACTGCCACCAGCTCCAAGTCCTCCGCCTCCGCCCAATCACAGAAGCATCGCAGTGAATGTGCCAAGGACGAGTCACAAGCGGCGCACAAAAAGACGAGTCTGAATGTACAAAACGTGAATGTAAAGAGCGACAGCAAAGAGGCCAGCCCTGCTGACGTGGTTTCCTGCTCTCAACCGAAGTTTGATTCATCTGATCTGACTGTGAACAGCTGCGTGCAGGAGACTCCTGCAGACACTACACCCGGCAGTTTGCCCTCTCAGTCTATGATCTGTCAGACATCTGTCGTAGATGTTGTGAAGAGTTCTGATCTAAGAGAAGGAGACACTGCAAAGAGTCAGAGCGTGGAGTCGTCGTCGCAGAAATGTGGATCTGTGAGTAACAGTCAAACAGGCAAAGACACGACGGATGAGCGTGAGCAGgttgaagcagaagaagaagaggaggtgatggaggaggagagcacaGCGGGAGGTGGGGCGTCAGGAATGGCTCTAGTGCTCTCCCAGAGCCAGCTGTTGTCTCCTGAGccgatggaggaggaggaggaggaagaccaAGACGAGGACAGCGTCATCGTCGTcacagacagcgagagagacTCTCAGATACTTCACAAAGACGTGACGCCGCAGGCAAAGACCAACagctctcagccaatcagaggcagcaAAGTGTCCATCTCCACTAACGGACACGAGAGCCAGGCTCAGGCCAAGAAGGTGCACGCCGCCTCGCCTCACGATCGACTCTCCCAGACCGAGAGGGCAGCGGCTGAACCAGAGGGGCTGAAAGACAAGAGCCTGAGCGACAGCTCGGGAG AGATCTCCTTCCACTTCACTCTCCCTAAAGAAGGCGAGCTGATCGGTCCTGCTGTCGGTGCCACGCCGCCTCTGATCAACCAGCTGAAGCAGACGCTGAGACACAGCACTCCCATCG aGATCACTTCCTTCTCTGAAAAGTCCGGCGCGGTGGGCGACGTCAGCGCCGACGTGGCGATGGCAGCCAGCGACATCGCGCTGGGCGACAGCAGCGGCGACGACACGGCGGAAAAGGGCGACGGGAAGCTGAGTCTGAGGATGAAGCTGGTGACGCCTGTGGAGGAGGGCAGCTCGGAGCGCTTCAGCCTGCAGA AGCCAACTCTGTCAGAAGAAGACGGGTCTGGGGTCAAGGCGAGCACTGTTGCCAAGACTGTTACCAG CAGCCCGTCGGTGTTCAGCCGCGTCCGGCAGGTGCACAGGCAgcaggatgcagaggaggacaCCGCCCCTGTCAG AGGCGAGCTGTTCGCCTCCCCGCAGAGGAGCTCCCAGGCGTCCTCGCTCGGATGCAACAGCctccccagcagccaatcagaacccTCTGCAGCACCGCAGGACGCCCCGAAGGACGCCACCGGCCCCACCGAGCTGTCCGAGGACAGGCGAGGACCGCCCGGAGCTCCGGAGCTGCCCACCCCAATCAGGACGACGGACGGCAGACAGAGAGCTTCCCAGCAGACCTTCGACAACAGCATCACCTCCAGTCCGTCCAACAAG ctCCATCAGCGGACAGTCTCCCAGCAGACAAGCTTCGATGCGCCGGGGCTGCGCTCCCCAGCTGGCAGG ggtgaACGAGATTCTCCGTCCTTTAGAAGAAACGCCGGCCCCTCCCACCGCAGACACGTGCGCACCATCCAGGAGGTGCGGACCACCATCACACGGATCATCACAGACGTGTATTATGAGGAcggcaaagaggtggagcgcAAAGTTTCCGAG GAGAGCGAGGAGCCGGTGGTGGACTGCCAGGTGCTGGACAGCGACATCTCCCCGTGCCGCACAGGCAGCAGCTCCGTGACCTCCGGCGACCTGGCCGACATCAGCTCTCTGTCGTCCAAGGCTTCCAGCCTGCAGCACAGCTCCGGAGGAACCACCAGCAGCAGCGTCGGCCTCATAAGGCCGGACTTCATCATGCCACACAGCCGAGGGGCCAAATCCATCAG tccCAGGAGGGGAGGCGGGCATCCACAGAGGGGTCACAGGGGTCACAGGGCAGGGTCAGTTGTCACAATGGGCAGAGGCCACGGCACCCTGGGGTCCCGGGCCTTCGCCCCGCTGAACCCCAGAGGAAGGGCGAGAAGGGGCCGACCCCCGTCCCGCTCCTCACTGTCCAG GGGAGGCGGTCTCGGCTCACTGCACCGGCTCAGTGCTCCCGGCCAGCCACAGTCCTCCTCAGAGGACGAGCCCTACACCCGCATGCTCCCCCCACGCCTCCCCATCAGCCCCACAGACGCCGAGCCCCCCAGCCACTCCGACTCCCTCAGGTCGTCGCCGGAGGAGGCGAGCTCAGCCGGGAGCAGCTTCGTCGGCCTGCGCGTGGTGGCCAAGTGGTCGTCCAACGGCTACTTCTACTCGGGCCGCATCATCAAAGACGCCGGCGAGGGGAGGTTTCGCCTGCGCTTCGACGACGGCTACGAGTGCGAGGTGGCGGGGAAAGATATCCTGCTGTGCGACCCCATACCGCTGGAGACGGAGGTCACCGCCCTGCTGGAGGACGAGTACTTCAGCATAG GTGTTGTGCGGGGTCATAAAACGGAGGGACAGGAGCTCTTCTACAGCGTGGAGAAGGACGGCCAGCGGCAGTGGTACAACAGGACGGCGGTCATCCTGTCTCTGGAGCAGGGAAACAAGCTGAGGGAGCAGCACAGCCTCGGACCCTACGAGCCCTCCACTCCCCTGGCCAAAGCCTCCGACATCAGCCTGG ATAACCTGgtggaggggaagaggaggcgTCGAGGAGGCCCTGGAGGTGAGAAGACTCCCAACCGTGGCTCCTCCTCCAGCAACAGCCCCCGAACACCCGGCCCCTCCGGCAAGAGGAAGCTGATGACCTCTGAGGACGATCGCACGCCGGCAAAGAGAGGTCGCAGGGGTCCGGGCGCCAGAGCCG gctga